One window of Oreochromis niloticus isolate F11D_XX linkage group LG23, O_niloticus_UMD_NMBU, whole genome shotgun sequence genomic DNA carries:
- the bloc1s2 gene encoding biogenesis of lysosome-related organelles complex 1 subunit 2 has protein sequence MGAAAVGGGRASRERSAHVTGDNQNRNKMAATGDEAAAMDSISKAPSTHSATLNPTASDSGQAEGPGDAAESLAAAPKKHGTNSDGGVETAEEAVEPAEPDINELCTDMFEKMAIFLQGELTGTCEDYRLLENMNKITSLKYMEMKDISINISRNLQDLNNKYASLQPYLDQINQIEEQVSALEQAAYKLDAYSKKLEARFKKLEKR, from the exons ATGGGAGCGGCGGCTGTTGGTGGCGGGCGTGCGTCACGTGAACGCTCGGCTCATGTGACAGGGGACAATCAAAACAGGAACAAAATGGCAGCAACTGGAGACGAAGCCGCTGCTATGGACAGCATCTCCAAGGCACCATCGACTCATTCGGCGACTCTGAATCCGACCGCGAGTGATAGCGGTCAAGCAGAGGGCCCGGGGGATGCAGCTGAAAGCCTTGCAGCCGCTCCGAAAAAACACGGCACAAACA GTGATGGTGGTGTGGAGACAGCAGAGGAGGCTGTGGAGCCTGCAGAGCCCGATATAAACGAGTTGTGCACCGATATGTTTGAAAAGATGGCCATCTTCTTGCAAGGAGAACTAACAG GCACTTGTGAGGATTATCGTCTATTGGAGAACATGAACAAGATTACTAGCTTGAAGTATATGGAAATGAAAGACATTAGCATTAACATCAGTCGTAACCTACAGGATCTTAACAACAAGT ATGCAAGTTTACAGCCCTACTTGGACCAAATAAATCAGATTGAGGAGCAAGTATCTGCGCTTGAACAAGCTGCTTACAAACTGGATGCATACTCCAAGAAACTGG AGGCCAGATTTAAAAAACTGGAGAAGCGGTGA